In Rhizophagus irregularis chromosome 19, complete sequence, the following are encoded in one genomic region:
- a CDS encoding Serine hydroxymethyltransferase 2, translating into MTSVREVDTWNNCLNAPLQEDDKEIYDLIQKEKYRQFSGLELIASENFTSLAVMEANGSPLTNKYSEGLPGARYYGGNEFIDQVENVCRKRALQAFRLNPEEWGVNVQSYSGSTANFSALTALIQPHDRLMGLDLPSGGHLTHGWQTSKKKISSSSIYFESMPYQVNPETGLIDYDRLEENSNLFRPKLIICGASAYARDWEYAKLRKIADKHGAYLMADIAHISGLVAGQEANNPFELCDVVTTTTHKTLRGPRAGLIFFRKKDELENRVNNAVFPSCQGGPHNNTIAAVAVALKHAASPEFKQYAKQVRANAKALGEALVNYEYKLVTGGTDNHLILWDLRPLKLTGSKVEKICDMVNITVNKNSIPGDVNMLAPGGVRIGTSALTSRSFREQDFVKVAEYLHRAVQIALSVQEKAGSKMMKDFVMACQDNDDIANLKKEVETFSTSFPMPGFDPSNLTNSTSSE; encoded by the exons atgaCCTCTGTTCGTGAAGTTGATACTTGG aataattgCCTTAATGCTCCCTTGCAAGAAGATGacaaagaaatttatgatttaattcaaaaagaGAAATATAGACAATTCTCTGGCTTAGAGCTAATTGCTTCGGAG AACTTTACATCCTTGGCGGTTATGGAAGCTAATGGGTCTCCGTTGACAAATAAGTATTCTGAAGGTCTTCCTGGGGCTCGTTATTATGGTGGCAATGAATTCATTGATCAAGTCGAAAATGTTTGTCGTAAACGTGCTTTGCAAGCTTTTCGTTTAAATCCCGAGGAATGGGGCGTTAATGTTCAATCTTATTCTGGAAGTACTGCCAATTTTTCGGCATTAACGGCATTGATCCAGCCTCACGATCGTTTGATGGGATTAGATTTGCCCTCGGGCGGACACTTAACTCATGGTTGGCAAACTTCCAAGAAAAagatttcttcttcttctataTATTTTGAATCCATGCCATATCAAGTCAATCCAGAAACTGGACTTATTGATTATGATCGCCTTGAAGAAAATTCTAATCTCTTTCgtccaaaattaattatatgtggAGCTAGTGCGTACGCACGTGACTGGGAATACGCTAAGCTTAGGAAGATCGCCGATAAACATGGCGCGTATTTAATGGCTGATATTGCTCATATCAGTGGCTTAGTTGCTGGCCAAGAAGCCAATAATCCCTTTGAACTATGTGATGTAGTTACAACTACTACTCATAAAACTTTGAGGGGTCCGCGTGCTGGATTGATCTTTTTCCGAAAAAAGGACGAACTAGAAAATCGTGTAAATAATGCCGTGTTTCCTTCATGTCAAGGAGGACCTCATAACAATACTATTGCCGCAGTTGCAGTTGCGCTTAAGCATGCAGCTTCTCCGGAATTCAAACAATATGCTAAACAGGTACGTGCCAATGCTAAAGCTTTAGGTGAAGCTCTTGTCAATTATGAGTATAAATTAGTTACTGGTGGTACGGACAATCATTTGATTCTCTGGGACCTGAGACCACTTAAACTTACTGGCAGTAAGGTAGAAAAAATTTGCGATATGGTTAA catTACTGtgaataaaaattctattccTGGCGATGTTAACATGTTGGCACCAGGTGGTGTACGTATTGGTACTTCTGCATTGACATCAAGAAGTTTCAGGGAGCAGGATTTTGTTAAAGTTGCAGAGTATTTGCATCGTGCTGTTCAAATTGCCCTTTCAGTTCAA gaaaaagcaGGCAGCAAAATGATGAAAGACTTTGTAATGGCATGTCAAGATAATGATGACATAGCAAATCTGAAAAAGGAAGTTGAAACTTTTTCTACATCTTTCCCAATGCCAg GATTCGATCCAAGCAATTTGACTAATTCAACTTCGTCcgaataa